A genomic window from Diorhabda sublineata isolate icDioSubl1.1 chromosome 8, icDioSubl1.1, whole genome shotgun sequence includes:
- the LOC130448220 gene encoding SUZ domain-containing protein 1, with product MGPIMASKQQEIDVLESWEDIDETDVLEKKFNNLLTPNRSFDSKSNGTMDNPVKIILTGDDALRTQYVPSEPTVKILKRPSKDTQNNGDSKVYQPKKTLQQRELEYAEARLRILGEASPDKIEERISIVKPGYLENDNVIRMPRGPDGTRGFCFRR from the exons ATGGGCCCCATAATGGCTTCCAAGCAACAAGAAATAGACGTTTTAGAAAGTTGGGAAGATATTGATGAGACTGAT gtTTTAGAGAAAAAGTTCAATAATCTTTTAACGCCAAATAGATCATTCGATAGCAAaag caATGGTACTATGGACAATCCTGTGAAAATCATATTAACAGGAGATGATGCCTTACGAACACAATACGTGCCTTCCGAGCCAACAgtgaaaattctcaaaagaCCTTCCAAAGATACACAAAACAATGGGGATTCAAAAGTGTATCAACCTAAAAAGACTTTACAGCAACGTGAACTAGAATATGCCGAAGCTAGGTTGAGAATATTGGGTGAAGCCAGCCCAGATAAAATCGAAGAAAG aattaGTATAGTGAAACCGGGTTATTTGGAAAATGATAATGTCATTAGAATGCCAAGAGGTCCAGATGGTACAAGAGGATTTTGTTTTCGTAGGTAG
- the LOC130448223 gene encoding G1/S-specific cyclin-E1: MSNRSTKSDDKRSLQSTENFKEYDVEKLNSVGHNSEGEYAETSKLSFQDLLRIHHKQTVWGFQFGKEARESSLARDKNKNKDADWEKCDETQTVVDSDTASTSSCKSITEKDHKTPHSRKRTGVRRTGKRKNSSKATNDFVSPQKTRKAPLPLMDWADSKEVWLYMVYKEEASLNLRNPRLFEDFSNFMPRMRAILLDWVMEVCEVYHLRRVTYYLCVDYFDRFLSIRPDVPKNQLQLVGVTCLFLASKLEEVYPPRLSEFSYVCDGACSPDEILACELLILNSLGWDLNIMTPSDWLNLYMQIHFQVGNVTRQKLHVDMNRQFFFPQYSGYQFTRASQLLDMLSLDPGFLKFSYSTIAAAAMYFMYGKSVALNTSGLSWTQLQPCAEYMAVFYHVIRDSPDPRLQSCKGDNAVDEPATNSLDSIRHNVKNLVKDENHSLQTHVVNMEYFEKSAIIRLEQMGLKVERTYVKKKKDKTSSSICEENSKENEIDDPQNYLCMYELEKLSCEAELLSDEELSITPPHTSDANLILPEENKAVLSFDEILEGIVKCNKKNIPLQELDSNLENIRESGSD, encoded by the exons atgtcaaaccgCAGTACAAAATCTGACGACAAACGTTCTTTACAATCAACTGAAAACTTTAAAGAATACGACGTTGAAAAACTGAACTCCGTAGGACACAATTCTGAAGGAGAATATGCCGAAACGTCTAAACTTTCCTTCCAGGACCTACTACGAATCCACCACAAGCAAACCGTTTGGGGTTTCCAATTCGGTAAAGAAGCCAGAGAGAGTAGTTTAGCTAgggacaaaaacaaaaataaagatgcCGATTGGGAAAAATGTGACGAAACGCAGACTGTTGTGGATAGTGACACAGCTAGCACGAGTAGCTGTAAAAGTATTACTGAAAAGGATCACAAGACACCTCACAGTAGGAAGAGAACTGGTGTCCGAAGGActggaaaaaggaaaaatagttCAAAGGCCACGAATGATTTTGTTTCACCACAGAAAACCAGGAAGGCACCGTTACCTTTGATGGATTGGGCAGACTCCAAGGAG GTATGGTTATATATGGTTTACAAAGAAGAAGCTTCGTTGAATCTACGGAATCCCCGACTTTTCGAAGACTTTTCGAACTTCATGCCGCGCATGCGCGCCATATTATTAGACTGGGTGATGGAGGTATGCGAGGTTTATCATTTACGTCGAGTTACATATTACCTGTGCGTAGATTATTTCGATAGATTTCTTTCCATACGGCCGGACGTACCGAAAAATCAATTACAATTAGTCGGCGTGACATGTTTGTTTTTGGCGTCGAAATTGGAGGAAGTCTACCCGCCGAGATTATCCGAATTTTCTTACGTGTGCGACGGAGCTTGCAGTCCGGACGAAATTCTGGCCTgcgaattattaattttgaacaGTTTAGGTTGGGATTTGAACATAATGACGCCGAGCGATTGGTTGAATCTCTATATGCAGATACATTTCCAAGTGGGAAATGTAACCAGACAAAAGTTACACGTCGATATGAATAGACAGTTTTTTTTCCCCCAATATTCCGGCTATCAATTTACCAGAGCTTCGCAATTATTGGATATGCTGAGTTTGGATCCgggatttttgaaatttagcTATAGTACGATAGCTGCAGCCGCTATGTATTTTATGTACGGTAAAAGTGTGGCGTTGAATACTTCGGGTTTGTCGTGGACGCAGCTGCAACCTTGCGCCGAATATATGGCCGTGTTTTATCATGTCATAAGGGACAGTCCTGATCCGAGGTTGCAAAGTTGTAAAGGAGATAACGCAGTCGATGAACCAGCAACTAATTCGTTGGATAGTATCAGGCATAAT gtaAAAAATTTGGTGAAAGACGAAAACCATTCGCTCCAAACGCACGTAGTAAACATGGAATACTTCGAAAAATCGGCGATAATACGCCTTGAACAAATGGGTTTGAAAGTAGAAAGGACTTAtgtgaaaaagaagaaagacaAAACGTCGAGTTCGATTTGCGAAGAAAATAGCAAAGAAAACGAAATAGACGATCCACAAAATTATTTATGCATGTACGAATTGGAAAAATTAAGTTGCGAAGCGGAACTTTTAAGCGACGAAGAATTATCTATAACGCCGCCACATACTTCGGACGCGAATCTGATTTTGCCCGAAGAGAACAAAGCAGTTTTAAGTTTCGATGAAATTTTGGAAGGTATcgttaaatgtaataaaaaaaatatacctctACAGGAATTAGATAGTAATTTAGAGAATATTAGAGAGAGCGGTTCGGATTAG